The Bacteroidota bacterium nucleotide sequence CTCGTTTCTTATTTGTATTTGTAATGATCAATAAGTGACTTTTTAAATCAAATGGTACCAATTCAAAATCTAACGAGTCACAATTCAGAAACAAAGCATGATTGTGTTGTCCCATTCCCACAATAAACTGGTCCATAATACCACAATTCACTCCGACAAATTCATTTTCAGCTTTTTTAGAAGCCTTTATCATATCGATCATTGTCCATCCTGTTCCATAAAGATCATTCAGTGCAAAAGCAGTTACCATTTCAATGGAAGCAGAAGATGAAAGACCAGCTCCATAAGGTATATTCCCACTATATAGCAAATCCATACCAGCTAATGGAATAAGTTTATCCAAGAACTGGTTCATAACTCCAATCGGATAATTAATCCATTCGTGGCCCTGTTTTTTAGTTAAATCAGTCCTGTCAATGGTGGCAGAAAAATGGAAATTTGTTGATGCAAACCTGACCCGATGTGACTGATTAAAACGGATAAGAAGAGTAGTACCCATATCAAGGGCACAAGGCAATACCAAGCCGCCATTATAATCAGTATGTTCCCCGATAAGATTGACCCTTCCCGGAGCAAAATATGAAAACAATGGAGAGTTATTTAATCCAAATCTGACAACGAATTCACCTTTATTATCAGAACTAAATTCGGTAGTACGAATTCTTTTTTTTTGAGTCATCACAATAATGCGTACTTGTGGTTAGAATTCGTGATTTGAATTACCCCGGACTTCAGGCCGGGTTTTCAGGCAGCTAAATAAAACGTGGGCGTTAGCCCGAAACAGACGCATCAAATTTGTACTTACGTATAAATTCTTGATATTCATATGCCATATCGTAAACAAGGTTTTGGGCTAAAGCCCGGTTTTGTGTTGTTTTTTTTAACCCCGAGCTAAAAGCACGGGGTAATTCATATTACCTTCGTTACCCTAAAAGTACGCATTTCTGTAAAGACCCGTTTTGTTACTTTAAAATCTCCAATAATTCCACTTCAAATATCAATGCCATGTTGGGTTCGATAATTTTTCCCCTTCCATTATCCTTATATGCCAATTCAGGAGGAATGTACAATATCCATTTTGCACCAAGTGGCATCATCTGAAGAGCTTCAGACCAACCGGAAATTACTGCATTAACCTTAAAAACTGAAGGTTCTTTTCGGTCATAGGAACTGTCAAAAACAGTTCCGTTTATGATAGTACCTCTGTAATTTACCTTTACCTGATCAGTGAGAGATGGTTTAGTACCAGAGCCCGGATTTACAATTTTATATTGCAGGCCATCCGGAAGAGTCACAACGCCAGGTTGTTTACTGTTTTGTTCGAGGAATCTACGGCTTTCAATTTTATTCTGTTCATATTTCTTCAATTTCTCCTGTTTGATTTTTTCCTGCTCAATATCATGTTGTTGTTTGGTCATAATATCAACAATCTGAACATCATAAAGCAGAGTTGAAAAAGGTGGAATCATCTCTCCCCTGCCACGTTCGCCAAAGGCAAGGTCAGATGGGACTATCAGACGAGCTTTCGAGCCCTTACTCATCAGACCAACAGCTTCTGTAACACCTTTGTTTTCAAATTGTTTTCCAAACTCAAATTCCGCCGGCTTATCATTAAAAGAAGAATAAATTATTTTTCCATCCAATGCTGTAACTGAAAAATGCAATTTAATCCATTGTCCGGTCTGCGGTATAGTTCCATTTCCAGGGGTTGTCTCGATAAAGTACAGCCCGCTGGTTAAAGAAGCGACACCAATCCCATTATCTTTGATGTATTGTTCACGAAATTGATTTTCCTGTGATTTGAGGCTGTCCTTTCTCGCCTGCTCTGCTCTTTGGTAAGCTTCTCTTGTGAGAGAGGATAAAAGTTTAATATGAAAAATCATCACGTCGTTGCTGTCGATATAGGGTGGTATTCTTGGATTGCGAGCGGTTTTAAGAAAAAATGAATCCGGCCGGAGAATGAATGAGGCACTATCTCCAACTGACATCATTGAGAAAGCTTCATAAATATCACCCTTATAATCAGATTTTTTTTGAGGCATCATAAGTGGTCTTGGGCTTTTATCGCTGTCAAAAATAGTCGTGTCTTCTGTTCCATATTTCATCCTGATTGTAATCATATCATTTAAGCGGGGTTTTGTTGTATCACCAGAACGATGATAAAACTTATACAGGAGACCGGAATCTGACTTCTTATATCCCCTATATTTATTTTGCTGGCACGAGACCACAGCAAGTGAAATGACTAATGCAATCACCATTAATAAAAAAAATTCTCTTTTCATTTTTAATGAATTTTAGTTATACTTAATTTTGATATTCCTGATGTCTATTAATTCTACATCATAAACCAGCGTTGCTTTTGGAGGGATTTTATTCTGATCACCCAACAATCCAAAAGCGAGGTGCGAAGGTATAATAAATTTTGCTTTGTCTCCAATGCGGAGTAACAAAATTCCTTCATCCAGACCACTTTCAACGGCCCCGCTACCGATCTGGAATTCCTTATGTCCATCCTTTCCAGAGGAGTAACATGAATCACCATTAAGAAGTATCGAGTAATAATTAATAATAACGTAATCACCTTTCTTTGGAAACAGACCATTTCCTTTTTTATAAATCATATATCGCAATCCTGTTCCTGTTTGTTCCATAGTCCAACCATAACGCCTGATGAAATCATCAATGAGATCACTTTCGTTCTTAGTCATTTGTTTGTTGGCTTTTATCAGGATCTCCTTATACGGATCAGGATTAAAGGCTTTTTCCTTCTCTGAAAGTTTATTACGACATGCTGATATTATTGAACTAAAAGCAATCAATAAAATAATGAAAGCAACTGTTTTACCTATTACCGACATAACACTATTCATGATAATTATATCCTGACATCTGATTTGCAATATTTAATTGCTCTTTATAAACTGCGAGTAGCTCCTCCAGTTTAAGTATTGTTTCTTCGATAGTAACGTACGAATTTGCACCGGCTGCATTTTTATGACCACCTCCCTCAAAATGTCTTCTTGCAAAGTCATTAACAGAAAAGTTGCCCCGTGACCTGAATGACATTCTGATATATTTATCTCTTTCCATTATTAAACAGGCAAAGCTTACTCCAGTAATTGAAAGGGCATAATTTACGATACCTTCAGAATCCCCAATCTGATAATTAAATGACCGCAGCTCTTCTTTTGTCAGACAAATATAGGCTGAATGATATTCCTTAAGAACTTTCAGCTTTTTACTCAAGCAGTAACCGAGTAAGCGCATCCGGTCTTCAGAATAGGTGTCATAGACAAGTGTATGGATATGTTCACCATCAACACCTCTTTTCATTAAATCGGCAATAATCAGATAAGTGTTTTCGTAATTACATGAATAGCTAAAAGAGCCAGTATCTGTTACTATACCTACATAAATATTTTCAGCAATAGGTTTAGAAATGAGGTACTTCCCTCCAAGCTCATCAATTAATTTATATACCAGTTCTGCTGTCGAAGATGTTTCAACGGAAGAAATCACAATGTCGAATTCATTTTCAGGCTGAGGATGATGGTCTATTAATATTTTGGGGACAAAGCTTTTGCGAACCGGATCCTCAAGTTTATCCAACCGGATAAGTGCATTAAAGTCGAGACAAAATATTAATTCAGCCTGAGCGATAATGTGTCTGCATTTTTCAGGCAGCCTTTTATAGATCAGGATATTCTCACTTCCTGGCATCCATGACAGGAAGGCAGGAAAGTTATTCGGTACAATGATATCCACATGGTGCCCCGTAATTGTCAGAAATTGCCCAAAAGCCAGGGATGATCCCAAAGCATCCCCATCAGGGTTAGTGTGAGTAGTAATTACCACATTTCTTTTTGAGGAGCTGAGCAATTCTTTGACTTGATAAGCAACTGTTTTGGTCAATGCTCTAATATTTAAATATTGTCAAAATAGGTTGGCAAATTTATAAATTTATAAAATATAACAGACTAAGACCTTGCAATTGATTATGTATTATTTTTGCGCACGATAACGGTAACCAGAGCAAGCCCATTTTCCAAATTCCGTTGCAGAGTATTTAATTAATCCCGACTTGCTTCGCAGTCGGGATTAATTCGACTTACAAATTTTACTGCACTTTGTTTGTAAAATTTGAGTCTCATTAAAAATCTTTAAAACCAACATTTATGTCAGGAAAAATCACATTGACCACGATTAAACCTTTAGCTGTGCAGAAAAATCACACAGGTGCAATATTAAAACAGATAAATGAAGCAGGATTCCGGGTTATAGCGATGAAATACCTCAAATTGACAACGGATCAGGCAAGGGAATTTTATGCCATTCACAGAGAAAGGCCATTCTTTAATGATTTAGTAATGTCAATGAGTTCAGGTCCCATAGTAGCTGCTATACTTGAAAAGGACAATGCTGTCGAAACATACAGGGAACTCATTGGTTCTACAGATCCTTTAAAAGCAGCACCAGGTACGATACGGAGTTTATATGGGATATCTATTGAAGCGAATGCAGTGCACGGTTCTGACAGTGACGAAAATGCAGGGATTGAAAGTGATTTTTTCTTTTCAAAATTGGAACGGTACTGATAATTCTATTTTCCGACATTTTCAGGCATATATTCTGAAAATGTATGATCGTTAAAAAAAATCACAATACGTACTGATTTAATTACGCCAGTATTTTGTGCTACTTGTGTATCGCTTTTTACAGGTGATGTGCTATCTTGGAGTAAGGTTTTCCCTTCTTCAACAGGGGAAACCTTCAAACCAGTTTCGGATTTGAATGTTTCTATGTGACCAGTTCGTATTTCCTGGTTATTAATAGTAATTTTTTCTTTTCGTATCATCGCGCCGTGATCAAACAAAAGCCAATCAGGATTAATTTCCGGAAAACATCGTAAAATTTTCAGTACAAAATCAAGACTCGGTTTATTTCTTCCAGAAAGAACATGTGAAACGCTGGATGGTTGCACTCCAATTGTCGATGCAAACTCAGAGGCTGTGATTTCTTTCGATTTGATTAATTGAAATATTCTTTTTAGCATAAGAATGCCAAAATTAAGTCATTTTGAATAAATATGCAAATTCTTCATCACAAATGTAATAATTGAATTATTCACATTTGTATCTAATAAAAATTAATATCATAACATATTTTACAATTGTAACTCGAGATTGAATTTTAGATAAAAACAGCCTGTAAAGTAGATTTTCGTTTATGTCAAGGGTTGGCATGCATTCGAATTGTTACAGACTCGAATTTACACCCTGAACTAAAATATTTACAGTTATAAATTCCTTTTAATACAGTTTGTATTACCTTTTGCAAAAATACCGATTAAAGTTTATATTTTACCCTTGCCCTATGTGATCCGAACTAAGGTTCACATAAAATGGCGAAAAAACCTTTTTCTATCTTAATATCCATAGTGATAGTGGTATTTCAGACAACCGGATCGGAATGGATTAAGATCACAGCCGATTCTCCTTCGCCGGCTCGCGTGAAGCTCATCTCCTCTACTATTTCTTCTTCAGTCATTAAATATTCGATCGATGGATTTTATTTAAACGAATACCAAGACAATCGCAATAATTCATATTGTGTACGCGTCGATAATGCAGTTCCCATTCTCATGGCCGGTTATCCGGATCTGGTAAAATTATCGGAATCCATTATAATTCCTGACCAGGGTGAAATGAAACTGAATATTGTTTCGGCCCATTTCACTGATTATACCAATATGTCTATTGCTCCATCATATGGAGATATGCAAAGGAATGGGAGTCAAAATTATTATTCAGCAAAAAGTGATGCATATCGCACGGATGCTTTTTACCCCAATATGCTGTCTGATATTAGCGAACCTTTTATCTTAAGAGATTTAAGAGGGCAGACTGTCACTATTTTCCCATTTCAATATAATCCCATCCAAAAAATACTGCGTGTCTACACAGAAGTCATTGTGGAATTGGTTGCCGATAAAAGTGAAGGACGAAATCCTTTTGTCCGCAAATACGAAAATTCGGCATCAAATGGATTTAAAGAAATATATAACCGCCATTTCCTAAACTATAGAATGACAGATAACAGAGATGATAGTCAAATGGAAACCACCCGCATGCTCATCATTTCATATGGTCCTTTTATAGAAGCCTTGCAGCCTTTAATAGACTGGAAATTACAATGCGGTATTATCTGCGATGTTGTAGACGTCGCCCAAATTGGTGATGCAGAAGCAATCAAAAATTATGTCACAAACTACTATTACTCATATGGCCTCTCCTATTTGCTGCTTGTCGGTGATATTGAATACATTCCTTCTTTGAGCACTGAACTGGGTATTTCTGATAATTCCTATGGATATATAGCCGGCACAGATCATTACCCCGATATA carries:
- a CDS encoding galactokinase produces the protein MTQKKRIRTTEFSSDNKGEFVVRFGLNNSPLFSYFAPGRVNLIGEHTDYNGGLVLPCALDMGTTLLIRFNQSHRVRFASTNFHFSATIDRTDLTKKQGHEWINYPIGVMNQFLDKLIPLAGMDLLYSGNIPYGAGLSSSASIEMVTAFALNDLYGTGWTMIDMIKASKKAENEFVGVNCGIMDQFIVGMGQHNHALFLNCDSLDFELVPFDLKSHLLIITNTNKKRGLADSKYNERVEECKKSLQYLNTILSLNNLGELNLETFSKYETLIPDATLRKRARHVVSENRRVVEAKKALKMNDLDYFGKLMYASHDSLRFDYEVTGNELDVLVDESKCIEGVLGSRMTGAGFGGCTVTLIMKDKIKHFISEVSKAYIRKTGLIPEFYPVQIGNGVRSID
- a CDS encoding FKBP-type peptidyl-prolyl cis-trans isomerase; translated protein: MKREFFLLMVIALVISLAVVSCQQNKYRGYKKSDSGLLYKFYHRSGDTTKPRLNDMITIRMKYGTEDTTIFDSDKSPRPLMMPQKKSDYKGDIYEAFSMMSVGDSASFILRPDSFFLKTARNPRIPPYIDSNDVMIFHIKLLSSLTREAYQRAEQARKDSLKSQENQFREQYIKDNGIGVASLTSGLYFIETTPGNGTIPQTGQWIKLHFSVTALDGKIIYSSFNDKPAEFEFGKQFENKGVTEAVGLMSKGSKARLIVPSDLAFGERGRGEMIPPFSTLLYDVQIVDIMTKQQHDIEQEKIKQEKLKKYEQNKIESRRFLEQNSKQPGVVTLPDGLQYKIVNPGSGTKPSLTDQVKVNYRGTIINGTVFDSSYDRKEPSVFKVNAVISGWSEALQMMPLGAKWILYIPPELAYKDNGRGKIIEPNMALIFEVELLEILK
- a CDS encoding FKBP-type peptidyl-prolyl cis-trans isomerase, which produces MNSVMSVIGKTVAFIILLIAFSSIISACRNKLSEKEKAFNPDPYKEILIKANKQMTKNESDLIDDFIRRYGWTMEQTGTGLRYMIYKKGNGLFPKKGDYVIINYYSILLNGDSCYSSGKDGHKEFQIGSGAVESGLDEGILLLRIGDKAKFIIPSHLAFGLLGDQNKIPPKATLVYDVELIDIRNIKIKYN
- a CDS encoding DHH family phosphoesterase; amino-acid sequence: MTKTVAYQVKELLSSSKRNVVITTHTNPDGDALGSSLAFGQFLTITGHHVDIIVPNNFPAFLSWMPGSENILIYKRLPEKCRHIIAQAELIFCLDFNALIRLDKLEDPVRKSFVPKILIDHHPQPENEFDIVISSVETSSTAELVYKLIDELGGKYLISKPIAENIYVGIVTDTGSFSYSCNYENTYLIIADLMKRGVDGEHIHTLVYDTYSEDRMRLLGYCLSKKLKVLKEYHSAYICLTKEELRSFNYQIGDSEGIVNYALSITGVSFACLIMERDKYIRMSFRSRGNFSVNDFARRHFEGGGHKNAAGANSYVTIEETILKLEELLAVYKEQLNIANQMSGYNYHE
- the ndk gene encoding nucleoside-diphosphate kinase encodes the protein MSGKITLTTIKPLAVQKNHTGAILKQINEAGFRVIAMKYLKLTTDQAREFYAIHRERPFFNDLVMSMSSGPIVAAILEKDNAVETYRELIGSTDPLKAAPGTIRSLYGISIEANAVHGSDSDENAGIESDFFFSKLERY
- a CDS encoding helix-turn-helix transcriptional regulator; the protein is MLKRIFQLIKSKEITASEFASTIGVQPSSVSHVLSGRNKPSLDFVLKILRCFPEINPDWLLFDHGAMIRKEKITINNQEIRTGHIETFKSETGLKVSPVEEGKTLLQDSTSPVKSDTQVAQNTGVIKSVRIVIFFNDHTFSEYMPENVGK